The proteins below are encoded in one region of Methanosarcina barkeri 3:
- a CDS encoding fumarylacetoacetate hydrolase family protein — protein MIGRFRSGDEIFYGDIENGRVYPKGGVPAGIFNLSELRVLPPASPSKIVCVGLNYRDHAEEMHMEIPEEPVLFLKPPSAVIGHEDKIIYPESSSRVEYEAELAFVIGKRCKNISASKALDVIAGYTCFNDVTARDLQYKDVQWTRSKSFDTFAAFGPYLASPDEVNISDAKIACKVNGETRQASSTSNLIFDIPYLIEFITEIMTLEVGDVIATGTPPGVGELQRGDIVEVEIQGIGTLRNEVV, from the coding sequence ATGATTGGAAGGTTCAGATCAGGAGATGAGATTTTTTACGGAGATATTGAAAATGGACGCGTGTATCCAAAAGGTGGAGTTCCCGCAGGAATCTTTAACCTTTCGGAACTTCGCGTCCTCCCACCTGCATCTCCTTCAAAAATAGTATGTGTCGGCCTGAACTACCGGGATCATGCCGAAGAGATGCACATGGAAATCCCGGAAGAACCTGTCCTCTTTTTGAAGCCTCCTTCAGCGGTTATCGGGCATGAAGACAAGATAATTTATCCGGAATCCAGTTCCAGAGTAGAATATGAAGCCGAACTTGCATTCGTTATAGGTAAACGTTGCAAGAATATATCAGCCTCAAAGGCCCTGGATGTAATTGCTGGTTATACCTGCTTTAACGACGTGACTGCACGGGACCTCCAGTATAAGGACGTGCAGTGGACAAGATCAAAGAGCTTTGATACCTTTGCAGCTTTTGGACCTTATCTCGCTTCTCCCGATGAAGTTAATATCTCGGATGCAAAGATTGCCTGCAAGGTAAACGGGGAAACCAGGCAGGCTTCCAGCACTTCAAACCTTATTTTTGATATTCCATATCTTATTGAATTTATCACCGAGATCATGACCCTGGAAGTAGGAGATGTCATTGCCACAGGGACCCCTCCTGGAGTTGGAGAACTTCAGCGCGGAGATATTGTGGAAGTTGAAATCCAGGGAATCGGAACACTTAGAAACGAGGTTGTCTGA
- a CDS encoding PKD domain-containing protein — MKTNKKLYSGTLAAVALILFLIFISSTVSATTEQPGEGQITITEEQINDIQSESSTQFSESAQNINKLYGINFSPYMEGQSPDYGSKIDKKQVMNRMKIMAPYTEWIRTYGTENGLEYAGPVAHEMGIKTAIGAWLSGDTEANERQISKLIDEAKAGNVDLAIVGSETLLRNDLSEDQLIEYIKRVKQSVPAGVNVTTADTYSELLAHPKVMDECDVIMYNSYPYWEGISIDKAMDLQDSRYKNLVNNVKNKPVIVSETGWPSAGNTIGNSVPSANNSATYFYYFVSWARNNSIQYFYFEAFDETWKSVNEGPQGAHWGVWDKDGNMKPGMEKVLKIPQASFSGSPISGNIPLKVQFTDKSANSPTSWKWSFGDGKSSTTKNSVHTYSKAGKYTVSLTVKNAAGTNTKTIKDYITVKTAPVKPVAAFSASPTSGYAPLKVKFTDKSANSPTSWKWTFGDGKTSTSKSPAYTYSKAGKYTVSLTVKNAAGSSSKTIKNYIVVNALKAPVASFYASPRSGKVPLNVQFTDKSSNSPTSWKWSFGDGTYSTAKNPVHKYSKIGKYTVSLTVKNAKGSNTKTISNYIIVKK; from the coding sequence GTGAAGACTAACAAAAAATTATATTCAGGAACCTTAGCTGCAGTAGCCCTGATTTTATTTTTAATATTCATTTCGTCCACGGTATCGGCAACTACAGAGCAGCCAGGAGAAGGACAAATCACTATCACAGAAGAACAAATCAACGACATTCAGTCTGAATCTTCAACTCAATTTTCGGAGTCAGCACAGAATATCAATAAGTTATATGGCATAAATTTTAGCCCCTATATGGAAGGGCAGAGCCCAGATTATGGATCTAAGATAGACAAAAAACAAGTCATGAATCGTATGAAAATAATGGCACCATATACTGAGTGGATACGAACTTATGGAACGGAAAATGGCCTGGAGTATGCTGGCCCAGTAGCTCATGAAATGGGGATTAAGACTGCAATTGGTGCATGGCTTAGTGGAGATACTGAAGCAAATGAGAGACAGATAAGTAAGTTGATCGATGAAGCTAAGGCTGGTAATGTTGATCTAGCTATAGTAGGTAGTGAAACGTTGCTAAGAAATGATCTTTCAGAAGATCAGCTTATTGAGTATATCAAGCGTGTTAAACAGTCAGTACCCGCCGGCGTTAATGTTACAACAGCCGATACATATAGCGAGCTTCTGGCTCATCCTAAGGTAATGGATGAGTGCGATGTTATCATGTATAATAGCTACCCCTACTGGGAAGGTATCAGCATTGATAAAGCAATGGATCTTCAGGACAGCCGTTATAAGAATCTAGTTAATAATGTAAAGAATAAACCAGTCATTGTCTCTGAAACCGGATGGCCCAGCGCAGGAAACACGATTGGGAATTCTGTACCATCAGCTAACAACTCAGCCACGTATTTTTATTATTTTGTGTCATGGGCACGTAATAATAGTATTCAGTATTTTTACTTTGAGGCGTTTGATGAAACATGGAAAAGTGTTAACGAAGGCCCACAGGGTGCTCACTGGGGAGTATGGGACAAAGATGGCAATATGAAGCCTGGGATGGAAAAGGTCTTAAAGATCCCTCAAGCAAGTTTTTCGGGATCTCCTATTTCAGGAAACATTCCGCTGAAGGTTCAGTTTACTGATAAAAGTGCCAATAGTCCTACTTCCTGGAAATGGAGCTTTGGAGACGGAAAATCTTCAACAACTAAAAATTCGGTACATACATACAGTAAAGCTGGAAAGTATACTGTCAGCTTGACAGTAAAGAATGCCGCCGGAACAAACACAAAAACAATAAAGGATTATATAACTGTAAAAACAGCTCCTGTAAAACCTGTTGCTGCATTCTCTGCATCCCCAACTTCAGGATATGCACCACTGAAAGTAAAATTTACTGACAAAAGTGCCAATAGTCCTACTTCCTGGAAATGGACTTTTGGAGATGGAAAAACTTCGACATCCAAGAGTCCTGCATATACCTACAGTAAAGCAGGAAAATATACTGTCAGTTTAACAGTAAAGAATGCCGCAGGAAGCAGTTCGAAAACAATAAAGAATTATATCGTCGTAAACGCATTGAAAGCTCCGGTTGCTTCTTTTTATGCTTCTCCAAGGTCAGGAAAAGTACCACTGAATGTGCAGTTTACTGACAAAAGCAGCAATAGTCCAACTTCATGGAAATGGAGCTTTGGAGACGGAACTTATTCAACAGCCAAAAACCCTGTACATAAGTACAGTAAAATCGGAAAATACACTGTCAGCTTAACAGTGAAAAACGCCAAGGGAAGCAATACTAAAACCATATCTAATTATATCATAGTAAAAAAATAA
- a CDS encoding glutamate--tRNA ligase gives MTLSPEDIKTIEKYAYQNAVKYGKAPQPKAVMGKVMGECPQLRSDPNAVSEALEVIIPEIAKGNPETWEAKLSEIAPELIEALSVKKEPDKGLKPLEGAENGKVVMRFAPNPNGPATLGSARGMVVNSEYVKMYNGKFVLRFDDTDPDIKRPMLEAYDWYLDDFRWLGVVPDQVVYASDHFPLYYDYARKLIEMGKAYVCFCKGEDFKRFKDAKQACPHRDTSPEENLMHWEKMLAGEYEDQQAVLRIKTDIKHKDPALRDWGAFRIRKMSHPRPEIGNKYIVWPLLDFAGAIEDHELGMTHIIRGKDLIDSEKRQGYIYKYFGWKYPRTTHWGRVKIHEFGKFSTSTLRKAIEAGEYSGWDDPRLPTVRAIRRRGIQAEALKKFMIEMGVGMTDVSISMESLYAENRKIVDPIANRYFFVWDPVELEITDAEPTVAKLPLHPTDHTRGLREIAVGNKVLVCTEDVEKLEVGSVIRLKDFCNIEVTSLSPLQAKLSDVSLEALKKAKAKIIHWAPLDGINVKVRGPEGDINGIGEQGIAAELDKIVQFERFGFCRIDAVNKGEVVAYFAHK, from the coding sequence ATGACCTTAAGTCCTGAAGATATTAAAACAATTGAAAAATACGCTTATCAAAATGCTGTAAAATACGGGAAAGCCCCCCAACCTAAAGCTGTAATGGGCAAAGTTATGGGGGAGTGCCCTCAACTCAGATCTGACCCAAATGCCGTATCTGAGGCTCTTGAAGTTATTATTCCCGAGATTGCAAAGGGAAATCCTGAAACCTGGGAGGCAAAGCTTTCGGAAATTGCCCCCGAGCTTATTGAAGCCCTTAGTGTAAAAAAGGAGCCTGATAAGGGTTTAAAACCTCTTGAAGGAGCAGAAAATGGCAAGGTTGTAATGCGTTTTGCCCCGAATCCAAACGGGCCCGCAACCCTTGGTAGTGCAAGAGGAATGGTAGTTAATTCCGAATACGTGAAAATGTACAACGGAAAATTTGTCCTGCGTTTTGATGATACTGATCCTGATATAAAGCGGCCTATGCTTGAGGCTTATGACTGGTATCTCGACGACTTCAGATGGCTTGGGGTTGTGCCTGACCAGGTTGTTTATGCTTCGGATCATTTTCCTCTCTATTACGATTACGCAAGAAAACTTATCGAAATGGGCAAGGCTTATGTCTGCTTCTGTAAAGGAGAAGATTTCAAGCGGTTTAAGGATGCAAAACAGGCTTGCCCGCACAGGGATACCAGCCCTGAAGAAAACCTCATGCACTGGGAAAAAATGCTTGCCGGAGAATATGAAGACCAGCAGGCGGTGCTGAGGATCAAGACCGATATAAAGCACAAAGACCCTGCGTTGAGGGACTGGGGAGCCTTCAGGATAAGAAAAATGTCGCACCCCCGCCCTGAAATCGGGAACAAGTATATTGTCTGGCCGCTTCTTGATTTTGCAGGTGCAATCGAAGACCACGAACTGGGAATGACTCACATCATCCGGGGTAAAGACCTTATAGATAGTGAAAAGCGGCAGGGATATATCTACAAATATTTTGGCTGGAAGTACCCTAGAACAACCCACTGGGGCAGGGTCAAGATCCATGAGTTTGGAAAATTCAGTACCAGTACCCTGAGAAAAGCTATCGAGGCAGGGGAGTACAGCGGCTGGGACGACCCGAGGCTCCCTACAGTCCGGGCAATCAGGCGTCGCGGAATCCAGGCCGAAGCCCTCAAGAAGTTCATGATAGAGATGGGAGTCGGAATGACTGACGTAAGCATAAGCATGGAGTCTCTCTACGCCGAAAACCGCAAAATCGTGGACCCCATTGCAAACCGTTATTTCTTTGTCTGGGATCCTGTAGAACTGGAAATTACAGATGCGGAACCGACAGTTGCTAAGCTTCCTCTTCATCCTACTGACCATACAAGAGGACTCAGGGAAATTGCTGTAGGAAATAAGGTTCTTGTCTGCACTGAGGATGTTGAAAAATTGGAAGTGGGTTCTGTTATCCGCTTAAAAGATTTCTGCAATATAGAGGTTACTTCCCTTTCCCCGCTTCAGGCAAAGCTCTCTGATGTTTCTCTTGAAGCCCTTAAAAAAGCAAAAGCGAAAATTATCCACTGGGCCCCGCTTGACGGAATAAATGTGAAAGTACGCGGCCCTGAAGGTGATATCAATGGAATAGGTGAGCAGGGAATCGCAGCCGAACTTGACAAAATCGTACAGTTCGAACGCTTCGGTTTTTGCAGAATTGATGCAGTAAATAAAGGAGAAGTTGTGGCGTACTTTGCCCACAAATAA
- a CDS encoding PKD domain-containing protein, whose protein sequence is MKINKNLHSMALASSALVLLLILVSSTVSAATEQTASLKINKTQITTSGSAAFPSIYGDRIVWEDWRNGNRDDGPFNIYMYNISTHKETQITTSESAVSPVIYGNRIVWLDGRNGNIQNDTEGGHDVYMYDLSTHKETRITSSTIPADGFGYDLGIAISGNRILWGGTYHYCIYDISTQKETQVDDVPIINPAFFGNIIVGVSDIDGRPSNLTMYDLSTHKETQITNSGSAFSPDIDNNIIVWADERREDEVYHSEIYMYDLSTKKETQITNSRSIFYYSPAISKDRIVWEDYNNGNIYMYNLSTQEETHTNNTSVRGGFDFYGDKIVWTDWGNENEKPNVYMGTLTSSNLPTAAFSASPTSGKAPMKVQFIDKSTGTPKKWKWSFGDGTTSTKQNPTHKYSKAGVYTVKLTVTNAAGSNTVTKTNYITVAAKPAAAFSASPTSGKTPLTVKFTDTSAGTPIKWKWDFGDGTTSTKQNPTHKYSKAGKYTVTLTVTNAAGSNTVTKSNYITVTAKPVAAFSASPTSGKAPLDVKFTDKSTGSTTKWKWDFGDGTISTKQNPTHKYSKAGKYTVALTVTNSAGINTVTKSNYITVTRTSQAPVADFWGWPLSGKAPLKVTFTETSKGSPTSWKWDFGDGKSSIEKSPVHTYSAAGTYTVKLTATNAAGSSTKTKWNYIKVAK, encoded by the coding sequence ATGAAAATTAACAAAAATTTGCATTCCATGGCCTTAGCTTCATCAGCCCTGGTTTTACTTTTGATTCTCGTTTCATCTACTGTATCGGCGGCTACTGAGCAAACTGCTTCGCTCAAGATCAATAAAACTCAGATTACCACCAGTGGATCAGCAGCGTTTCCTTCTATATATGGTGACAGGATAGTATGGGAGGACTGGCGTAACGGGAACCGGGATGATGGACCCTTCAATATTTACATGTACAATATCTCCACTCACAAGGAAACTCAAATTACTACCAGTGAATCGGCAGTGTCTCCTGTTATCTACGGTAACAGGATAGTATGGCTGGACGGGCGCAATGGAAACATTCAGAATGATACCGAGGGAGGACATGATGTCTACATGTACGATCTCTCCACTCACAAGGAAACTAGGATAACCAGTAGCACAATCCCTGCTGATGGATTCGGGTATGACCTCGGGATCGCTATCTCCGGTAACAGGATACTGTGGGGTGGCACATATCATTATTGCATTTATGATATTTCCACTCAGAAGGAAACTCAGGTCGACGATGTGCCAATAATCAATCCTGCTTTTTTCGGTAACATAATAGTGGGGGTATCTGATATTGATGGACGCCCGAGCAATCTCACAATGTATGATCTCTCCACTCATAAGGAAACTCAGATTACCAACAGCGGTTCAGCATTTAGTCCTGATATTGACAATAACATTATAGTGTGGGCAGATGAGCGCAGGGAAGATGAAGTTTACCACTCCGAGATCTACATGTATGATCTTTCCACTAAGAAGGAAACTCAGATTACCAATAGTAGATCAATATTTTATTATAGTCCTGCAATCTCCAAGGACAGGATAGTGTGGGAGGATTATAATAATGGAAATATTTACATGTATAATCTCTCAACTCAAGAAGAAACTCACACTAACAATACATCAGTTAGGGGAGGATTTGATTTCTATGGTGATAAGATAGTGTGGACGGATTGGGGCAATGAAAATGAAAAACCCAATGTCTACATGGGTACTCTCACCAGTTCAAACCTGCCAACTGCTGCCTTCTCTGCATCTCCAACCTCAGGAAAAGCCCCAATGAAAGTTCAGTTTATTGACAAAAGTACAGGAACACCAAAGAAATGGAAATGGAGTTTTGGAGATGGAACAACTTCAACCAAACAGAATCCAACGCATAAGTATTCCAAAGCAGGAGTTTATACTGTTAAACTTACAGTAACAAATGCTGCCGGCAGTAACACGGTAACAAAAACGAATTATATAACCGTGGCAGCAAAACCTGCTGCTGCATTCTCTGCATCTCCTACATCAGGAAAAACACCTTTAACCGTTAAATTTACTGACACAAGCGCAGGGACACCGATCAAATGGAAATGGGATTTTGGGGACGGAACAACTTCAACCAAACAGAATCCAACGCATAAGTATTCCAAAGCAGGGAAATATACAGTAACCCTCACAGTAACCAATGCAGCAGGCAGCAACACAGTAACAAAATCAAATTATATAACTGTGACAGCAAAACCAGTCGCTGCATTTTCTGCATCTCCAACTTCAGGAAAAGCTCCGTTAGACGTTAAATTTACTGACAAAAGTACCGGATCAACAACGAAATGGAAATGGGATTTTGGAGACGGAACAATTTCAACCAAGCAGAATCCAACGCATAAGTATTCCAAAGCAGGAAAATATACAGTAGCCCTCACAGTAACCAATTCGGCAGGCATCAACACGGTGACAAAATCAAATTATATAACCGTAACAAGAACTTCGCAAGCTCCCGTTGCAGATTTCTGGGGCTGGCCACTCTCAGGAAAAGCGCCACTAAAGGTAACATTTACGGAGACGAGCAAAGGATCGCCAACTTCATGGAAATGGGATTTCGGAGATGGAAAATCTTCAATAGAAAAGAGTCCAGTACACACATATTCAGCAGCAGGAACTTATACAGTTAAACTTACAGCAACAAATGCAGCAGGAAGTAGTACAAAAACAAAATGGAACTATATAAAAGTGGCAAAGTGA